ACATAGCTTCGAAAATCGCAGCGCTTTGAATATTGATTTTCACATTCAAAGTTTGCCCAAAAGCTTCAAATTCATTACGAAGATAAGTGAAATCTTGTTTTTTATCACTAGAGACGACAGCCATCATCGTGAAATATTCATCCAAGACAGTTTGAGAGATATCATCAATATTCAAACCTAATTCTGCAATTTTACCAGAAACACCTGCAACAATTCCAGATTTATCTTTACCAACAACAGTTATAATCGCTTTCATAAGCAAACTCCAATTCTTCTTAAAATAGGAAACCTGAACATTTAGCAGATTTCTTCTTAAATAGTATAGCATAATTCTAACTAAAATACTCAAAAACGCCTGCTTACGAAGTTGTTCTTAGGAAAAAAACAATTTCGTAAACAAGCGTCTACTATCTCAACTTATGATGAGTGTTCCCGCTAGGACCGAGGTCCTAGCGGTAGACCAGAGCTAGACTAAGAGCACAAGACTCCATCATCATAACACTCAACAAAATTGATGATTTTATACTAATTCGATGATCGCCATTGGCGCTGCATCACCACGACGTGGTTCAGTTTTAAGGATACGAGTGTATCCACCGTTACGTTCAGCATAACGAGGTGCGATTTCTGAGAACAATTTTTGAAGTGCTGTAGTAGAAGTGTACTTGTCAGTTGCTTCATCATAGTTTTCAGATGCGATTTCATTACGTACGAAAGCAGCTGCTTGACGACGTGCATGCAAATCACCACGTTTACCTAGAGTAATCATTTTTTCAACAGTTTTACGGATTTCTTTAGCACGAGCTTCAGTTGTCACGATTGATTCGTTGATCAAAAGGTCAGTTGTCAAATCGCGAAGCATTGCTTTACGTTGTGAGCTAGTGCGTCCTAGTTTACGGTAAGCCATGTATTCCTCCTTTATTTATCTTTTAATCCAAGACCCAAATCAATGAGTTTGAGTTTCACTTCTTCCAAACTCTTGCGTCCAAGATTTCGTACTTTCATCATCTCTGCTTCAGATTTTTCTGTCAAATCATGCACAGTATTGATACCGGCACGTTTCAAACAGTTGTATGAACGCACAGACAAGTCCAGTTCCTCAATCGTACGATCCAAAATACGGTCGTCAGATTCAGTATCAGCTTCTTTCATCACTTCAGTTGACTTAGCAATCTCAGTAAGATTTGTAAACAAATCAAGATGTTCTGTCAAAATACGTGCTGAAAGCCCTAAAGCATCTTCTGGAATAATTGTTCCATTTGTCAAGATTTCAAGGGTTAGTTTGTCAAATCCATCATTGCTACCTACACGAGCAGGTTCAACTTGATAGTTGACTTTGGTAACTGGTGTATAAATAGAATCTACAGCAAGTGTCCCAACTGGTGCATTATCCTTTTTATTTTCATCTGCAGGTACATATCCACGACCACTGTTAACAGTCATAGTCGCTTTTAGAGAAGAACCTTCACCGATTGTAAAGAGATAATGATCTGGATTTACAATTTCAATATCGCTATCTGTCAAAATGTCACCAGCTGTTACTTCAGCAGGACCTTCAACATCCAGTTCGATGATTTTTTCGTCTTCAACGTACGATTTCACTGCAATTCCTTTAATGTTCAGAATGATTTGCATCACGTCTTCACGAACACCTGGAACTGTGTCAAACTCATGTAACACACCATCAATGTTAATAGATGTCACAGCTGCTCCTGGTAGAGAAGCTAGAAGTACACGACGAAGAGAGTTACCAAGAGTTGTACCGTAGCCACGTTCAAGTGGTTCGATTACAAACTTGCCATAATCTTTATTTTCATCAATTTTTGTTATATTTGGTTTTTCAAACTCGATCATTTAGTTACTCCCTCTTAAACGAAAAGCAGTGTAATGCGATGATTATACACGGCGACGTTTTGGAGGACGAGCACCATTGTGTGGCACTGGAGTCACATCACGAATTGCTGTTACTTCAAGACCAGCGGCAGCAAGCGCACGAATAGCTGACTCACGACCAGAACCTGGACCTTTTACAGTAACTTCAACTGATTTAAGACCGTGTTCTTGTGCAGATTTAGCAGCAGCTTCAGAAGCCATTTGAGCAGCGAATGGTGTAGATTTACGAGAACCTTTGAAACCAAGAGCACCAGCTGATGACCAAGCAATTGCATTACCATGCACATCAGTAATCATAACAATAGTGTTATTAAATGTAGCGTGAATATGAGCAATACCAGATTCGATATTCTTTTTCACACGACGTTTACGTGTTGGTTTAGCCAAGACTTTTACCTCCTATATTATTTTTTCTTACCAGCGATCGCAACAGCTTTACCTTTACGAGTGCGAGCGTTGTTTTTAGTGTTTTGTCCACGGACAGGAAGTCCACGACGGTGACGGATACCACGGTATGAACCGATTTCCATCAAACGTTTGATGTTCAAGTTTACTTCACGACGAAGGTCACCTTCAACTTTGATTGCATCCACTTCACGACGGATAGCATCTTCTTGATCTGATGTAAGATCACGTACACGAACATCTTCTGAGATTCCAGCAGCAGCCAAAATTTTCTTAGATGTTGCAAGTCCGATACCATAAACATAAGTCAATGAGATTACTACGCGTTTGTCATTTGGAATGTCAACTCCAGCAATACGAGCCATGTTTTCTCCTTTCTATCTTATCCTTGACGTTGTTTGTGTTTTGGATTTGCTGGGCAAATTACCATAACACGACCATTACGACGAATAACTTTACAGTATTCGCAAATTGGTTTGACCGATGGTCTTACTTTCATTTCTTATCCCTCCAAGTTTTTCGATTATTTAAAGCGGTAAGTGATACGTCCACGTGTCAAGTCATATGGACTCATTTCGACAGTAACACGATCTCCCGCTAAAATACGAATATAGTTTTTACGAATTTTACCAGAAACTGTTGCTAAAATCTGATGTCCATTTTCAAGTTCAACCGTAAACATTGCATTCGGCATTGTATCAACTACTTTGCCTTCAACTTCAATCACATCGTCTTTTGCCACGCAAAAGCACCTCCATAAATTTCGATTCGATGCCTCTAGACACAGAGACAACAATTATAAGTCAGACTATCTCAGTATAACATTTGTAGCTGATTTTTGCAAGTGTGAAAAGCGCTTTATTTCAAATTTGTCAATACTTTTTCGATATCTGAGAATACATCATTGATATCTTGATTACCTTCGATGTCATGAACCAAACCTTTGGCACGGTAGTGAGCAATGATTGGTTCCCCTTGAGCAATATTCACATCCAAACGACGTTTTACTGTCTCAGGCTTATCATCTTCACGTTGGTAGTAATCTTCTTCTTTATAGTCAACTGGTGGGTTAAAGACCTTGTGGAAAGTTTCTCCAGTTACGCGGTGGATGATACGACCACTCAAACGTTCCAAGAGGCTGTCTGGATTTACTTCAATGTTGATGACACCTTCTAGTTCAATACCAAGTTCAGCCAATGTTTTGTCCAAGGCATGAGCTTGTTCGATTGTACGTGGGTAACCATCCAACAAGAATCCTGTTTCTTTAATATCATCTTGTGAAAGACGTTCTTTTACGATTCCATTTGTAACTTCATCAGGAACCAATTCACCCTTGTCAATGTATGACTTAGCAAGAACACCCATTTCAGTTTGATTTGCCATAGCAGCGCGGAACATATCACCTGTTGAGATATGTGCAACATGGAATTGTTCTACGATTTTTGCTGCTTGAGTTCCCTTACCTGCACCAGGTAAGCCCATAATCAAAAGATTCATGATTTGATCTCCTTATTTTATTTTTAAATAGAAGCAAAAAATCTTTTCACCCCTATTTAAAAACAAAATAGAAGAGGGGAGACCAAACTCTCACAAATGTCAGAGTTTAAACCTCCACTCCCTCAGCATTTACTGATTCCGTAAATGCTTTTATTCTGTTCTATCCATGAAACCAACATACTTACGTTTCAATAAGTATCCTTCCAATTGTTTGATTCCTTCAATACCTGTAGAGATAATGATCAAAAGACTGGTTCCTCCAAAAGCAACTGCTTCTGAAAGCCCGAAAACATCTTTTGCTACAATCGGTAAAATAGAAATCACACCAAGGAAGAGGGAACCAACAGTTGCAAGACGACGAAGAAGTTTAGACATATATTCTTCTGTACCTTTACCAGGACGAACTCCGTGGATATAGGCACCACTCTTTTGTAGGTTCTCTGCCGCTTTTTCAGGATTAATCTGTACAAACGTATAGAAGAATGTAAAGAGAATGATCAATAAAGCATACATGGCGATACCAGTTGGTGAAGTTGTTGCCAGCATTTCTTGTGCTGTTCTTACCCAAGCCCAATCATGACCTGTAGCGCTTAAAAACTGTAGAATAGCTGCTGGCGCCGCAGTAATCGAACTTGCGAAGATAACAGGGATAACTCCAGCAGGGTTGACCTTCAAAGGAAGGTAAGAGCTAGATGGAGCACCTTGTGCAACCTTAGTATATTGGATTGGAATTTTGTATTCTGCTTGTTGAACATAAGTTGTAAAGTAAATGATCAACAATACAGTAATAATCAAAATGATTACAAAAATAATAGATGAGTTGATACGGTCACTTGGGACGTTCACAAAGTAGTCCACATAGATGCCCTGAATCATCTCTGGGATTGAGGAAACAATCCCGGCAAAGATAATCATAGAAACACCATTTCCGTATCCCTTATCTGTAATTTGCTCTCCCAACCAAGTAACAATCATGCTACCAGCTGTTAAGATGATACCAATCATGATAAAGACTTGTGGAGTAAGAGCTGTTTTCAACAATTGAGCTCCAGCCAAAGTATTAAAACCAGCTGTAATCCCGATAGATTGCACAAAAGCTAAAACAAGAGCAATATAACGAGTAGCTTGATTCAATTTTCTTCGACCTACTTCCCCTTGTTTACCCCACTCTACAAATTTGGGTAAAATATCCATTTGCAAGAGTTGTACAACGATAGAGGCCGTAATGTAGGGACTGACACCAAGAGCAAAAACTGAAAAGTTTTTCATGGCATTCCCTGACACCAAGCTCAACATGTTTAAGAAGGATAATCCACTTAAAGCATTCAAGCTATTGGCATTCACACCGGGAACTGTAATGCTAGTTCCGATACGAAAGACCAAAACGATAAAAATTGTAAATAAAATTTTTGATCGAACCTGCTTGACTTTAAGAGCTTCTCTTAATAATTTAAAAAACATAGGTCACCTCTCTTAGATGACTTCTACTGAACCACCTTTAGCAGTGATAGCTTCTTCAGCTGATTTAGAGAATTTAGCTGCTTTTACAGTCAATTTCTTAGTCAACTCACCGTTACCAAGAATTTTAATACCTGATTTTTCAGCTTTAACAATTCCTGCTTCGATAAGAACAACTGGAGTTACTTCAGCACCATCTTCAAAGACGTTCAATTGGTCAAGGTTCACAATTGCGTATTCTTTAGCGTTGATGTTAGTGAATCCACGTTTTGGAAGACGACGGAACAATGGAGTTTGTCCACCTTCAAAACCAAGGCGAACTCCGCCACCGCTACGAGCTTTTTGACCTTTTTGACCACGACCAGATGTTTTACCGTTACCTGATGAAGTACCACGACCAACGCGGTTACGTACTTTACGAGAACCTTCTGCAGGTTTCAATTCATGAAGTTTCATTTTTGTTTTCTCCTCTTTTGTAAAATGCTAGCGCCGATAAGGGAGAAAAGGTTGTCTCCCCCATCAACTCGCCTATACGACGTCATCATAGATGACTATATCTAGTTTTAGGGGATGGTATAGTGCACATCCCCTAAAAATTCATTAGTTTACTTCTTCAACTGTTACCAAGTGAGATACTGCTGTGATCATACCACGGATAGCAGCGTTATCTTCTTTAATAACAGAGCTGTTCAATTTGCCAAGTCCAAGTGCTACAACAGTTTTACGTTGTGATGGAATGCGTCCGATTGGAGACTTAGTCAAAGTAATTTTAATTTGAGCCATTTTATCCCCTTTCTTATGCCAAATCAGAAACTGAAATACCACGAAGGGCAGCAACTTCTTCAGCGCGTTTCAATTGTTTCAAACCTTCAACAGTTGCACGAACAATGTTGATTGGAGTGTTAGAACCAAGTGATTTAGATGTAATATCTGCCACACCTGCCAATTCCACAACGGCACGAACTGCACCACCAGCGGCAACTCCAGAACCTTCTACAGCAGGTTTCAACAATACTTTAGCTCCACCGAATTCTGAAAGAACTTCGTGTGGGATTGTTGTTCCAACCATAGGAACTTCAATCAAGTTTTTCTTAGCATCATCTACTGCTTTACGGATTGCTTCTGGAACTTCTTGAGCTTTACCAGTACCAAATCCTACGCGACCGTTGTGGTCACCAACAACAACAAGAGCTGCGAAACGAAGACGACGTCCACCTTTAACAACTTTTGTAACACGGTTGACAGCAACTACGCGTTCTTCTAATTCAACTGCATTGTCTTTAAATGCCATTTTCTAGTGTCCTCCTATTAGAATTTCAATCCGTTTTCACGAGCTGCATCAGCCAAAGCTTTCACACGTCCGTGATATAGATATCCACCGCGGTCGAACACCACTTCTGAAATACCTTTAGCGTTTGCACGTTCTGCAACGAGTTTACCGACAGCAACGGCTTGTTCAGTTTTAGTTCCTTTTGAAACTTCTTTGTCAAGAGTTGAAGCACTTGCGAGCGTTACACCCGCTACGTCATCAATCACTTGAGCGTAGATGCCTGTATTAGAACGGAATACGTTCAAACGTGGGCGATCAGCAGTTCCAGAGAGTTTTCCGCGAACGCGACGGTGGCGTTTTTGGCGGAGTTTGTTTTTATCTGGTTTTGAAATCACAGTTTTCACCTCTTTAGTTTTAAATCGTGTGCTATGCACAAAGTTGGAAAATAGGTTGGTGGTTGAGATTCAACCACTCAACATTATTTACCAGTTTTACCTTCTTTACGGCGAACGAATTCACCAACGTAACGGATACCTTTACCTTTATATGGTTCTGGTGAACGAAGGCTACGTACGTAAGCAGCTGTTTGACCAACTACTTCTTTTGAAATTCCGCTAACAACGATTGTTGTTGGGTTTGGAAGTTCAAAAGTAATTCCTTCTGGAGCTTCAACTTCGTCTGGATGAGATTTACCAACAGCCAAAACAAGTTTAGATCCTTGAAGTTGTGCACGGTAACCAACCCCGCGCATTTCAAGTTCTTTCTTGAATCCTTCTGATACACCAACAACCATGTTGTTCAAAAGGGCACGAGTAGTTCCGTGGATAGTTTTCATTTCTTTTGAATCGTTTGGACGGTGAAGAGTTACTTCAGTACCTTCCACACGGATTTCAATATCTTTTGAGAACTCACGAGTAAGTTCTCCTTTAGGTCCTTTTACAGTTACAACGTTGTCATTGTTAGTGAGTTCAACACCAGCAGGCAACACGATAACTTTATTACCAATACGTGACATGTTTATTTTCTCCTGTTAAATTGTCAGGCCAGAACGGCCAGTTTTCACGGGGTTCAATCGATTTCTCGATTTAAAGGAACATTTAGGTTTCAATTTCAAAGTGAATCTAGGCATCGTCTCGCAGGCTTAACTTTGGGTTAGGCAAGAGAAGATAACGAAGAGTCACAAAGAAATTGGGAGCTAAATATTACCAAACGTAAGCGATAACTTCCCCACCAACATTCTTTTGGCGTGCTTCTTTATCAGTAAGCAAACCTTCAGAAGTTGAAAGGATAGCAATTCCAAGTCCGTTAAGAACTTTTGGAAGGTCTTCACGTTTTTTGTAGACACGAAGTCCTGGTTTAGAAACACGTTTCAAGTTAGTGATAACTTTTTCACCGTTTGGTCCGTATTTAAGGAATACACGGATGATGCCTTGTTTGTCATCTTCGATGATTTCAACGTTTTTTACAAAACCTTCGCGTTTAAGGATTTCAGCAATCCCTTTTTTGATGTTTGATGCAGGTACTTCAAGTACTTCGTGTTTAGCTTGGTTAGCGTTACGAATACGAGTTAGGAAGTCTGCGATTGGGTCAGTCATAACCATTTTGTTTTTCTCCTCTTACTAGTAGTTTGCAAGTTGCACTTGCTAGTTAATACATGATACAAAGAGCGTAACAGCACGAGCAAAAATAGGCAATTTGATGCAGGAGCGATGCTCCAAAGCAAATTGGTCTTTTTTGCCAAAGCTGTAGCTCGTGTTCAAATTGGAAACCCCAACTGAACCCGGGCTAAACTCTGTGTGAAAAAGATAAACTTTCCTAGAAACTTCAGTTTCTTCGTCAAGTTTCCTATTTTCACTTAGAGTTTTGACGCCCTTGATATCTTAAATTACCAAGATGCTTTTGTTACACCAGGGATTTGTCCTTTGTAAGCTAATTCACGGAAGCAAACACGGCAAAGTTTAAATTTGCGGTAAACTGAATGCGGACGACCACATTTTTCACAACGAGTATAAGCTTGAGTAGAGAACTTCGCTGGACGTTTGTTCTTAGCAATCATTGATTTTTTAGCCATTAGATTTACCTCCTATATTATTTTGCAAAAGGCATTCCAAGGCCTGTAAGCAATGCACGTGACTCTTCGTCAGTGTTAGCAGTTGTTACGATAACGATGTCAAGACCACGAGTTTTGTCAACGTCATCAAAGTTGATTTCTGGGAAGATCAATTGTTCTTTCACACCAAGTGTGTAGTTTCCGCGTCCATCAAATGATTTCGTTGGAACACCATGGAAGTCACGTACACGTGGAAGTGAAACTGATACCAATTTATCTAAGAATTCGTACATACGTTCACCACGAAGGGTAACTTTTGCACCGATCGCAACACCTTCACGAAGACGGAAGCCGGCGATTGATTTTTTAGCTTTAGTGATAAGTGGTTTTTGACCTGAGATAAGTGCCAATTCTTCAGCAGCTTTTTCAAGGCTTTTAGCGTTTGATACAGCTTCACCAACACCCATGTTCAAAACGATCTTATCTACTTTAGGCACAGCCATCACTGATGAGTAGTTGAATTGTTCTGTCAAAGCAGGAACTACTTCATTAAGATATTTTTCTTTTAAACGATTTGCCATTATACTTCTCCTTTCCTTCGTGATTAATCAAGCACTTCGCCTGATTTTTTGTTGTAGCGAACTTTTTTACCGTCTACAAATTTGTAACCAACACGACCAGCTACACCATTTTTGTCCAATACTTGAACGTTTGATACGTGGATAGCTGCTTCTTTCTCGATGATACCACCTTGAGGAAGTTCGTTAGTTGGACGTTGGTGTTTCTTAACGATGTTAACACCTTCAACGATAACTTTGTTTACTTTTGGAAGGGCAGTAAGGACAACAGCTTCTGTTCCCTTATCTTTACCAGCGATTACGCGAACTTTGTCGCCTTTTTTTACAAACATTAGATTTCTCCTTGATTTTTCTTACGCCCATAAGGGCACCCTAGCTTGAAGCTAGGGGACTAGTTTGTTTCTAAAAATTAAAGTACTTCTGGAGCAAGTGACACGATCTTCATGAAGCCACCTTCACGCAATTCACGTGCAACTGGTCCAAAGATACGTGTTCCGCGAGGAGTTTTGTCTTCACGGATGATAACTGCTGCATTTTCGTCAAATTTGATGTATGAACCATCAGCACGACGAGCACCTGATTTAGTACGAACGATAACTGCTTTAACAACGTCACCTTTTTTAACCGCACCACCAGGAGTAGCTTGTTTTACAGATGCCACGATAACATCACCGATGTTTGCAAATTTACGTCCTGAACCACCAAGAACTTTGATAGTCAAGATTTCGCGAGCACCGCTGTTGTCTGCGACTTTCAAACGAGTTTCTGTTTGAATCATTTCAGTTTTCTCCTTTCAGGTTTGATTAGATGATGACCGCTTCTTCAACAACTTCTACAAGACGGAAACGTTTTGTAGCTGAAAGCGGGCGAGTTTCCATGATACGTACGATATCGCCTTCTTTGGCAACATTGTTTTCATCATGAGCTTTGTATTTTTTAGAGTAGTTAATACGTTTACCATAGACTGGGTGGTTACGTTTTGTTTCAACTACAACTGTGATTGTCTTGTCCATTTTGTCAGATACAACACGTCCAACAAGAACTTTACGATTATTGCGTTCCATTGAAATTTCTCCTTCCCTAGTCTATTATTTCGCTTCAGATTGAACTGTTTTAATACGAGCGATTTGTTTTTTAACTTCTTTCAAGCGAGCTGTTTGTTCCAATTGACCAGTAGCAGCTTGGAAACGAAGTTCAAACAATTCTTTTTTCAATTCGTTTTCGCGCTTCGCGAGTTCTTCTTGAGAAAGACCACGAAGTTCTTTAACAAATTCTTTTACTTCATTAAGTTTCATGCCTTCTCCTTATTCTGCTTCACGTTTTACGAATTTACATTTAACTGGCAATTTGTGGCTAGCAAGACGAAGCGCTTCGCGAGCGATCTCTTCAGATACACCAGCGATTTCGAACATCACTTTACCACGTTTAACTGGTGCTACCCAACCTTCAGGTGCCCCTTTACCAGATCCCATACGCACACCGATAGCTTTAGCAGTGTATGATTTGTGTGGGAAGATTTTAATCCAAACTTTACCACCACGTTTCATGTAACGAGTCATGGCGATACGAGCAGCTTCGATTTGGCGGTTAGTGATCCAGTGGCTAGTTGTAGCTTGAAGACCGTATTCACCGAATGCTACTTCTTTTCCACCTTTTGCTTCACCGCGCATTTTTCCACGGAATTCACGACGGTGTTTAACACGTTTAGGTACTAACATTGGTTATTTACCTCCTTTAGTGTTTTTGCGAGCTGGAAGAACTTCACCACGGTAGATCCATACTTTAACACCAAGTTTACCGTATGTAGTATCTGCTTCTTCCCAAGCGTAATCGATATCTGCACGAAGTGTGTGAAGTGGAACAGTTCCTTCAGAGTATCCTTCAGCACGGGCGATATCTGCTCCGTTCAAACGACCTGATACTTGAGTTTTGATTCCTTTAGCTCCAGCACGCATTGCACGTTGGATTGCTTGTTTTTGTGCACGACGGAAAGCAACACGTTGCTCCAATTGACGAGCAATTCCTTCACCTACAAGGTGAGCATCCAAATCAGGTTGTTTGATTTCGATGATGTTGATGTGTACTTGTTTTCCAGTCAATTTGTTAAGTTTCGCACGGAGTGCATCAACATTAGCACCACCTTTACCGATAACCATACCTGGTTTAGCAGTGTGAAGTGAAACGTTAACTTTGTTTACTGCGCGTTCGATTTCGATAGTTGAAACTGCTGCGTCAGCAAGTTCTTTTTGAACGAATTTACGGATTGCAAGATCTTCATGAAGGTAATCCGCGTATTCTTTTTCAGCATACCATTTGGCATCCCAATCACGGATGATGCCGACACGCATACCAATTGGATGTACTTTTTGACCCACGATTTTACCTCCTTATTTTTCTGCAACAGCTACAGTGATGTGAGCTGTACGTTTGTTGATTGGTGAAGCTGAACCTTTCGCACGTGGACGGAAACGTTTCATAGTTGGTCCTTCGTTTGCGAATGCTTCAGATACTACCAAGTTAGCTTTATCCAAACCAAAGTTGTTTTCAGCGTTAGCTACAGCTGAGTTCAAAACTTTCAAGATGATTTCAGCAGCTTTGTTTGGAGTGAATGTCAAAATTGCGATTGCATCGGCTACGCTTTTACCACGGATGTTATCAAGAACAAGACGTGATTTACGAGGTGAAACACGTACTGTACGAGCCATTGCTTTAGCTGAAGTAATTTCTGCCATTTATGTTCTCCTTATTTTCTACGTGTTTTCTTGTCGTCTGCAGCGTGACCTTTGTAAGTACGAGTTGGTGCAAATTCACCAAGTTTGTGACCTACCATGTCTTCTTGGATGTAAACAGGTACGTGTTTACGTCCGTCATAAACTGCGATAGTGTAACCAATGAAACTTGGGAAGATCGTTGAACGACGTGACCAAGTTTTAATAACTTTTTTCTTTTCGTCGTTAGCTTGAGCTTCAACTTTTTTCATCAAATGCTCATCGACGAAAGGTCCTTTTTTAAGACTGCGTCCCATTTTTATA
Above is a genomic segment from Streptococcus mitis containing:
- a CDS encoding 30S ribosomal protein S17, which codes for MERNNRKVLVGRVVSDKMDKTITVVVETKRNHPVYGKRINYSKKYKAHDENNVAKEGDIVRIMETRPLSATKRFRLVEVVEEAVII
- a CDS encoding 50S ribosomal protein L14 produces the protein MIQTETRLKVADNSGAREILTIKVLGGSGRKFANIGDVIVASVKQATPGGAVKKGDVVKAVIVRTKSGARRADGSYIKFDENAAVIIREDKTPRGTRIFGPVARELREGGFMKIVSLAPEVL
- a CDS encoding 30S ribosomal protein S3 gives rise to the protein MGQKVHPIGMRVGIIRDWDAKWYAEKEYADYLHEDLAIRKFVQKELADAAVSTIEIERAVNKVNVSLHTAKPGMVIGKGGANVDALRAKLNKLTGKQVHINIIEIKQPDLDAHLVGEGIARQLEQRVAFRRAQKQAIQRAMRAGAKGIKTQVSGRLNGADIARAEGYSEGTVPLHTLRADIDYAWEEADTTYGKLGVKVWIYRGEVLPARKNTKGGK
- a CDS encoding 30S ribosomal protein S19, with the translated sequence MGRSLKKGPFVDEHLMKKVEAQANDEKKKVIKTWSRRSTIFPSFIGYTIAVYDGRKHVPVYIQEDMVGHKLGEFAPTRTYKGHAADDKKTRRK
- a CDS encoding 50S ribosomal protein L22, coding for MAEITSAKAMARTVRVSPRKSRLVLDNIRGKSVADAIAILTFTPNKAAEIILKVLNSAVANAENNFGLDKANLVVSEAFANEGPTMKRFRPRAKGSASPINKRTAHITVAVAEK
- a CDS encoding 50S ribosomal protein L24, with product MFVKKGDKVRVIAGKDKGTEAVVLTALPKVNKVIVEGVNIVKKHQRPTNELPQGGIIEKEAAIHVSNVQVLDKNGVAGRVGYKFVDGKKVRYNKKSGEVLD
- a CDS encoding 50S ribosomal protein L29, which produces MKLNEVKEFVKELRGLSQEELAKRENELKKELFELRFQAATGQLEQTARLKEVKKQIARIKTVQSEAK
- a CDS encoding 50S ribosomal protein L16; protein product: MLVPKRVKHRREFRGKMRGEAKGGKEVAFGEYGLQATTSHWITNRQIEAARIAMTRYMKRGGKVWIKIFPHKSYTAKAIGVRMGSGKGAPEGWVAPVKRGKVMFEIAGVSEEIAREALRLASHKLPVKCKFVKREAE